Part of the Deinococcus roseus genome, TTGCATTCTCTGTCCATCCATGAAATAATCGGGACTGTTGTCTGCAATGCAGACCCGACACCAGACGGCTTGCACAAGCAGGTGCAGGACTGGGAGTTTGCCCAAGGGCAAACGAAAGGAGAAAGTCACCATGGCCAAAGAAGGTCCACGCATCAAGATCAAACTGGAGTCCACTGCTGGCACCGGGTTCTACTACACCTCTACCAAGAACCGCCGCAACACCCAGGCCAAACTTGAGCTGAAAAAATACGACCCCGTTGCCAAGAAGCACGTTGCCTTCAAAGAGAAGAAGATCTGATCATGCAAGGGATCGTTCGGTACTTCCAGGAAGCTCGTGACGAGCTGAAAAAAGTGAACTGGCCCACCAGAGTCCAGGTGCTTGAGGGTACCCAAACGGTCTTCATCTTCGTGATTTTCATGACCCTTCTCATCTGGGGCATGGACCGTCTCTTCCACCTCGGCATGGGAGCGTTGCTGAAATGAGCATCGAATGGTACGCCGTTCACACCTACGTGGGTCAGGAAGACCGCGTCGAAGACAACCTGCAAAAGCGTGCCAAAGCTTATGGCATGTGGGGGCAGATGATCTTTCAGGTGCTCCAGCCCACCGAAGAAGCCGTCGAGATCAAAGAAGGCGGCAAGAAAGAAACCGTAAAACGCAAACTCTTCCCCGGATACATCTTCGTTCAGATGGATGTGGATGATCCGTACAACCCCGGCGAGCTGGGCGAGTCCTGGGAAGTGGTGCGCGGCACCCCTGGTGTCACGGGCTTCGTGGGCACAGCCACCAAACCCGTTCCCCTCTCCCCTGAGGAAGTGGATCGCCTGCTGCAAAGCGTGGGCGTGGCGGAAAAACAGAAGGTGGAGAAAGCCAAACCCAAAGTGGCTTTCAAAGATGGCGACATGGTCCGTGTCACCGCTGGGCCTTTCAGTGATTTCACTGGAGTGGTTGCAGAAGTGAACCTGGAGCGCGCCAAAGTCAAAGTGCTGGTCTCGATCTTCGGGCGTGAAACCCCCGTCGAGCTGGATTTCGCACAGGTACAGAAGTCTTAAATCTTAGCGTTTCACCCACAGGACTGTGACACCACACTGCGCAGAACCTGAGGGGAGCTAAGGAGGAACAGAATGAAAAAAATCACCGGATTTGTGAAGCTTCAGCTTCCTGCTGGTAAGGCAACCCCTGCCCCACCAGTAGGTCCCGCCCTCGGTCAACACGGCGCCAACATCATGGGCTTCTGCAAAGAGTTCAATGCTGCCACCGCCGATAAGGGCGATGCCATCATCCCCGTGGAAATCACCATTTTCGCGGACCGCAGCTTCACCTTCATCACCAAAACCCCTCCCATGAGCTACCTGATCCGCAAGGCTTCCGGCATCGCCAAGGGAAGCGCCACCCCCAACAAAGCCAAAGTCGGCAAGCTCAGCTACGAACAGGTGCTGAAGATTGCTGAAACCAAAATGCCCGACCTGAACGCTGGCAGCTTAGAGGCCGCCGCCAAAATCGTCATGGGCACCGCCCGCAGCATGGGCGTGACCATCGAGGGGGCCCCCAATGCCTAAGCACGGTAAACGCTACAAGGCCCTGGTCTCCAAAGTGGACCGCAACAAGCAGTACACCATCGAAGAAGCCACCGCACTGGTGAAAGAAATCGCCAGCGCCAAGTTCAACGAGACCGTGGAAGTGCACCTGCGTCTGGGCATCGACCCCCGCAAGTCCGACCAGAACGTCCGTGGCACTGTGGCCCTGCCCCACGGCACCGGTCGCTCTGTGCGCGTGGCCGTGATCACCAAAGGTGACAAACTCCAGGAAGCTGAAGCTGCCGGAGCCGACATTTTCGGTGCAGAAGAACTGATCGACCGCATCTCTGGCGGCTTCCTGGACTTCGATGCTCTGGTTGCCACCCCTGATGTGATGGCTGAAGTTGGTAAAAAACTGGCCCGTCTGCTCGGTCCCCGTGGCCTGCTGCCCAACCCCAAGAGCGGCACCGTGGGTCTGGACGTGGCTGGCATGGTCAAAAGCCTGAAAGCCGGTCGCATCGAGTTCCGCAACGACAAAACCGGTGTGGTGCACGCACCCATCGGCAAGGCTGACTTCTCCCCCGAGAAGCTGGTCGAGAACGCCCGTGCCCTGTTCACTGCCCTGGAAGGCGCCAAACCCGCCGCTGCCAAAGGCATCTACGTCAAGAGCGTGTTCCTGACCACCACCATGGGTCCTTCCATCGCTCTGGCTTACAGCGCACAGTAAGATCCCCCTGCCTGAGCGCAAGCGTCAGGCGGTCCCCTTAACAAAGGGATGGTTCCCCAAAGGGAATGCAACAACGCCTCTCTACAGGCACCCCGGTGCATTTGCACTTCACAATCTGGCAACGAAGACAGCAGGGACCTGCCAAGGTTTAAAGATCCTGCCGAGTGACAAGAACGGTTTCCGTGTGTGGGTCACTCTGCACACGGACTGTTTTAAAGGTGCAAAGCACCCCTGTCCCCGAGTAGCAAAGGAGACAACAGTGGCGAATCCCCGTAACATCACCAGCCTCGCCGCGCTCCGCGAGTCCTTAAGTGGCGTAGAGACCCTCTACGTCGTCGACTACCAGGGCCTGAGCGCCGGTCAGATCAGCAAACTCCGCAGGGAACTGCGCGAAAAGGGCTGCCAGATGATCGTCGCCAAGAACACCCTGGTGCGTCTGGCCCTTAAGGACGGCGGACATGACTTCGCCGACATCCTGCACGGCCCCAGCGCTGTGGTTCTTGCCGACAAGGACCCCGCCGGAGCCGCCAAGGTGCTCGCCGATGCCGCGAAAGGCAACGACAAAGGCATTCCTGCCGCCAAGGCCGGTCTGCTCAACGGTGTCAAAATTGACGCCAAAACCGTCACCAAAATTGCTTCCCTGGGCACCCTGCAGGACCAGCGCGC contains:
- the secE gene encoding preprotein translocase subunit SecE, whose product is MQGIVRYFQEARDELKKVNWPTRVQVLEGTQTVFIFVIFMTLLIWGMDRLFHLGMGALLK
- the nusG gene encoding transcription termination/antitermination protein NusG; this translates as MSIEWYAVHTYVGQEDRVEDNLQKRAKAYGMWGQMIFQVLQPTEEAVEIKEGGKKETVKRKLFPGYIFVQMDVDDPYNPGELGESWEVVRGTPGVTGFVGTATKPVPLSPEEVDRLLQSVGVAEKQKVEKAKPKVAFKDGDMVRVTAGPFSDFTGVVAEVNLERAKVKVLVSIFGRETPVELDFAQVQKS
- the rplA gene encoding 50S ribosomal protein L1; protein product: MPKHGKRYKALVSKVDRNKQYTIEEATALVKEIASAKFNETVEVHLRLGIDPRKSDQNVRGTVALPHGTGRSVRVAVITKGDKLQEAEAAGADIFGAEELIDRISGGFLDFDALVATPDVMAEVGKKLARLLGPRGLLPNPKSGTVGLDVAGMVKSLKAGRIEFRNDKTGVVHAPIGKADFSPEKLVENARALFTALEGAKPAAAKGIYVKSVFLTTTMGPSIALAYSAQ
- the rplK gene encoding 50S ribosomal protein L11: MKKITGFVKLQLPAGKATPAPPVGPALGQHGANIMGFCKEFNAATADKGDAIIPVEITIFADRSFTFITKTPPMSYLIRKASGIAKGSATPNKAKVGKLSYEQVLKIAETKMPDLNAGSLEAAAKIVMGTARSMGVTIEGAPNA
- the rpmG gene encoding 50S ribosomal protein L33 produces the protein MAKEGPRIKIKLESTAGTGFYYTSTKNRRNTQAKLELKKYDPVAKKHVAFKEKKI
- the rplJ gene encoding 50S ribosomal protein L10, which gives rise to MANPRNITSLAALRESLSGVETLYVVDYQGLSAGQISKLRRELREKGCQMIVAKNTLVRLALKDGGHDFADILHGPSAVVLADKDPAGAAKVLADAAKGNDKGIPAAKAGLLNGVKIDAKTVTKIASLGTLQDQRALLVGTLAGHMSNFVGILEAYKEKLEQSA